One window of the Microvirga mediterraneensis genome contains the following:
- a CDS encoding protein phosphatase CheZ, with amino-acid sequence MKSRKSYRIEASMDALPYDEGIQERHSEIMSMLGTIKESIVPAREISASLLEEHRRDMQEALRLKVELDSIYEAIERTKREIATLRYAGTQGQEITRVTDELGAIVLGTETATNSILAAAEKIDDLSSNLSSRLTGGDQEIAREILDHVISIFEACNFQDITGQRISKVVNAMKFVEERVHHMIDIWGGLESFKDIEPVDEAGRKGDAALLNGPALATDKGVTSQDAIDALFG; translated from the coding sequence ATGAAGTCACGTAAGAGCTATCGCATCGAAGCGAGCATGGATGCCCTTCCATATGACGAGGGTATCCAGGAGCGGCATTCCGAGATCATGAGCATGCTCGGAACGATCAAAGAATCCATCGTGCCCGCGCGCGAAATCTCGGCATCCCTGCTCGAAGAGCATCGCCGCGACATGCAGGAGGCCCTTCGTTTGAAGGTGGAGCTCGACTCGATCTACGAGGCCATCGAGCGCACCAAGAGAGAGATCGCGACGCTTCGATATGCGGGCACACAAGGCCAAGAGATCACGCGGGTAACCGACGAGCTCGGAGCCATCGTTCTTGGGACCGAGACGGCGACAAATTCGATCCTGGCCGCAGCCGAGAAGATCGACGATCTATCCAGCAATCTGTCGTCGCGTCTTACCGGAGGTGACCAGGAGATCGCCCGTGAGATCCTCGACCACGTCATCAGCATCTTCGAGGCCTGCAACTTCCAGGACATTACGGGCCAGCGTATCAGCAAGGTTGTCAACGCGATGAAGTTCGTCGAGGAGCGGGTTCATCACATGATCGACATCTGGGGCGGTCTCGAAAGCTTCAAGGACATCGAGCCGGTGGACGAAGCCGGTCGAAAGGGAGACGCAGCGCTCCTGAATGGCCCCGCTCTCGCGACTGACAAAGGGGTAACATCCCAGGATGCGATCGACGCGCTTTTCGGCTGA
- a CDS encoding response regulator, which yields MSLDLSTPVLVVDDYQTMVRILRNLLKQIGFNDVDDASDGQAALEKLRARKYGLVISDWNMAPMTGYELLQQVRSDAELSTLPFIMVTAEAKTENVVAAKKAGVNNYIVKPFNAETLRTKISAVFNG from the coding sequence GTGAGCCTTGACCTTTCCACCCCCGTTCTCGTCGTCGATGATTACCAGACGATGGTCCGAATCCTCCGCAATCTCCTCAAGCAGATCGGCTTCAACGACGTGGACGATGCCTCCGACGGACAGGCCGCACTGGAGAAGCTGCGGGCCAGGAAGTACGGCCTTGTGATCTCCGATTGGAACATGGCTCCCATGACGGGATATGAATTGCTGCAGCAGGTGCGTTCCGATGCGGAGCTGAGCACTCTGCCTTTCATCATGGTCACGGCCGAAGCGAAGACCGAGAACGTCGTTGCGGCCAAGAAGGCCGGCGTCAACAACTACATCGTGAAGCCCTTCAACGCCGAGACGCTGCGGACAAAAATCAGCGCCGTTTTCAACGGATAA
- a CDS encoding chemotaxis protein CheW, giving the protein MKPIDPITSTVTKGASKQMEFVTVSVAGQLLGLPISRVHDVFVVSEMTTVPLAPGEIAGLLNLRGRVVTAVSLRRRLGLGDSGGTERRMAVGLENHGEAYGLLVDEVGEVLKLDPDEMQPNPVHMDRGWVGLSQGVHQLHDKLLIVLDVDAVLAFETEREAA; this is encoded by the coding sequence ATGAAACCGATCGATCCGATCACGTCCACGGTGACTAAGGGAGCTTCCAAGCAAATGGAATTCGTCACGGTGTCGGTTGCTGGGCAGCTGCTCGGCCTGCCGATAAGCCGGGTTCACGATGTTTTCGTCGTGAGCGAGATGACCACCGTGCCGCTGGCGCCTGGAGAGATTGCAGGTCTGCTGAACCTGCGCGGCCGGGTCGTCACTGCCGTATCGCTGCGTCGCCGTCTAGGCCTGGGTGATTCAGGCGGAACGGAGCGCCGAATGGCGGTGGGTCTGGAAAACCATGGCGAGGCTTATGGCTTGCTCGTGGACGAGGTCGGAGAGGTCCTCAAGCTCGACCCGGATGAGATGCAGCCCAATCCGGTTCACATGGACCGGGGCTGGGTCGGTCTGTCGCAAGGCGTGCATCAGCTGCACGACAAGCTGTTGATCGTCCTGGACGTCGATGCCGTCCTGGCCTTCGAGACAGAGCGGGAAGCTGCGTAA